Proteins encoded by one window of Akkermansia muciniphila ATCC BAA-835:
- the rplW gene encoding 50S ribosomal protein L23, which translates to MKDIYQVIKKVRISEKATMLQETTGELVFEVDRDANKIEIKKAVEVAFGKKVASVRTANYDGKLKRQRRSDAGRTAHWKKAYVKLANGETLDLV; encoded by the coding sequence ATGAAAGACATTTACCAAGTCATCAAGAAGGTGCGCATCAGCGAAAAGGCCACCATGCTCCAGGAAACTACCGGCGAGCTGGTCTTCGAAGTTGATCGTGACGCCAACAAAATCGAAATCAAAAAGGCTGTCGAAGTTGCTTTCGGCAAGAAGGTCGCATCCGTGCGTACCGCCAACTATGACGGCAAGCTCAAGCGCCAGCGCCGCTCTGATGCAGGTCGCACCGCTCATTGGAAAAAAGCTTACGTCAAGCTTGCCAACGGTGAAACCCTTGACCTCGTTTAA
- the rplD gene encoding 50S ribosomal protein L4, whose amino-acid sequence MSANTFTLEAAAAANIQVVGSDKGSQAVHDLIVAYQANRRTGSANSKTRAEVSGNNKKIFRQKGTGNARHGDKRAPIFVGGGVVFGPRPCDYSKKVNKSTRRLALRRVLGDLIAASKVSTVSEFSVADGKTKSFIKAVKDLTDAKKVLIVAASFDETTYRAARNVQEVLLMTAAEVNIEQLMNADAVILVDNALETLASRTA is encoded by the coding sequence ATGTCCGCAAATACCTTTACATTAGAAGCCGCCGCCGCCGCCAACATCCAGGTTGTAGGCAGTGACAAGGGCTCCCAGGCTGTGCATGACCTGATCGTGGCTTACCAGGCGAACCGCCGCACCGGTTCCGCCAATTCCAAGACCCGCGCAGAAGTCAGCGGCAATAACAAAAAGATATTCCGCCAGAAGGGCACCGGTAATGCCCGTCACGGCGATAAGCGCGCTCCCATCTTTGTGGGCGGCGGCGTGGTCTTCGGTCCCCGCCCCTGCGACTACAGCAAGAAGGTGAACAAGAGCACCCGACGCCTGGCTCTGCGCCGCGTACTGGGTGACCTGATTGCCGCTTCCAAGGTCAGCACCGTTTCCGAATTTTCCGTGGCTGACGGCAAGACCAAATCTTTCATCAAAGCCGTCAAAGACCTGACGGATGCCAAGAAGGTGCTCATTGTGGCAGCTTCCTTTGACGAAACCACCTACCGTGCCGCCCGCAACGTTCAGGAAGTTCTCCTGATGACCGCTGCGGAAGTGAACATTGAACAGCTCATGAATGCTGATGCAGTGATCCTCGTTGACAACGCTTTAGAAACCCTCGCCAGCCGTACTGCTTAA
- the rplC gene encoding 50S ribosomal protein L3, whose translation MALGLIGKKVGMTRLFDQESGAMVPVTVIDVKGNTFAQIKTEDKDGYNAIQVAFDAQKESRVAKPQAGHFKKLGIQPTKLLKEFRVEASELPAEGAKDPGVDLFSAGQWVDVIGTSKGKGFQGAMRRHNFHGSPAAHGSMMHRRTGGVGGCSTPGRVWKNQKMPGQMGNAKRTVQNLKVVAVRPEDNVILISGAVPGARGSYLVIRPAKKK comes from the coding sequence ATGGCTCTAGGACTTATCGGAAAAAAGGTCGGTATGACCCGTCTGTTTGACCAGGAATCCGGCGCTATGGTTCCCGTGACCGTCATTGACGTCAAGGGTAACACCTTCGCTCAGATTAAAACAGAAGACAAGGATGGCTACAATGCTATCCAGGTTGCTTTTGATGCGCAGAAGGAAAGCCGCGTGGCCAAGCCTCAGGCCGGCCACTTCAAGAAACTGGGCATCCAGCCTACCAAACTCCTCAAGGAATTCCGCGTAGAAGCATCCGAATTGCCTGCTGAAGGCGCAAAAGATCCCGGTGTGGATCTCTTTTCCGCCGGACAGTGGGTGGATGTGATCGGCACTTCCAAAGGCAAAGGGTTCCAGGGGGCGATGCGCCGCCACAACTTCCACGGCTCTCCCGCCGCCCACGGTTCCATGATGCACCGCCGTACCGGCGGCGTAGGCGGTTGTTCCACCCCCGGCCGCGTCTGGAAGAACCAGAAGATGCCCGGACAGATGGGCAATGCCAAGCGCACGGTGCAGAACCTGAAGGTTGTCGCCGTTCGTCCGGAAGATAATGTCATCCTTATCTCCGGGGCTGTGCCCGGCGCGCGCGGTTCCTACCTCGTGATTCGCCCCGCCAAGAAGAAGTAA
- the rpsJ gene encoding 30S ribosomal protein S10, translating into MQSPKIRIRLRAFDYRAIDRSSQEIVETAKRTGAKVHGPIPLPTRIEKFSVNRSVHVNKKSAEQFEIRTHKRLLDIVDPTARTIDELKKLNLPAGVDITIRI; encoded by the coding sequence ATGCAAAGTCCAAAAATCCGCATTCGACTCCGCGCATTCGACTACCGCGCCATCGACCGCTCCTCCCAGGAGATCGTTGAAACCGCCAAGCGCACCGGAGCCAAAGTTCACGGCCCGATTCCGTTGCCGACCCGTATTGAAAAGTTTTCTGTGAACCGTTCCGTTCACGTCAACAAAAAATCGGCTGAACAGTTTGAAATCCGCACCCACAAGCGTCTGCTCGACATCGTCGACCCGACTGCGCGCACGATTGATGAGCTCAAGAAGCTTAATCTTCCGGCCGGGGTGGACATCACGATCCGCATCTAG
- the fusA gene encoding elongation factor G, which produces MSDHVNNPNRKAPLERYRNIGISAHIDAGKTTLSERILFYTGMIHKIGETHDGSTTTDWMEQERERGITITSAAVTTNWKQVKNEGISKVFEGENFQLNIIDTPGHVDFTAEVERSLRVLDGAIVVFCGVAGVQPQTETVWRQATKYSVPRMCFVNKMDRTGANFNNVLDDIHNKLGANAAAILIPIGAEDQLRGQIDVVNQKAVIYADNDRLGSTYTIEDIPAELKEEAELAYHELVSRVADVDDELAEKVLMEEPFTPKELKEAIRRATIANKFVPVAGGSAFKNKGVQFLLDAVVDYLPSPVETVPAHAESTLDPEKTFEITATDDAKPMVLAFKLWADKFVGKLVFIRVYSGVLKKGDTVYNPRTRKTERVGRIIQIQADQHTDIDAVYSGDIAAIVGLRNVTTGDTITSPDNDICLEPPTFPETVISMAVEPKTKADQEKMSNALGRLSEEDPTFRVKTDEETGQTLISGMGELHLEIIIDRLMREFKVEADIGKPQIAYRETITAPAHGDGKLVKQSGGRGQYGHVVIDVKPNERGKGLTIENKIVGGAIPKEYMNAVYAGLNEAMTTGVVAGYPVVDVHVEVVDGSYHEVDSNENAFKMAAIFAMKDAFKKAKPIMLEPIMSVEASTPTDYQGDIMGDLNRRRGQISNMENKANACILKAMVPLSEMFGYSTAIRTLSSGRASYSMEPSHFEQVPQNLVDQIVSEKAK; this is translated from the coding sequence ATGTCCGATCACGTAAATAATCCCAATCGCAAGGCTCCCCTTGAGCGTTACCGCAATATCGGTATTTCCGCTCACATTGACGCCGGCAAAACCACGTTGTCCGAGCGTATCCTTTTCTACACCGGCATGATTCACAAGATTGGTGAAACCCACGACGGTTCCACCACGACCGACTGGATGGAGCAGGAACGCGAACGCGGTATCACCATTACCTCCGCCGCTGTTACCACCAACTGGAAGCAGGTGAAGAATGAAGGTATCAGCAAAGTGTTCGAAGGCGAAAATTTCCAGCTGAACATTATTGATACTCCCGGGCACGTTGACTTCACTGCCGAAGTGGAACGTTCCCTCCGCGTGCTTGACGGTGCCATCGTGGTGTTCTGCGGCGTGGCAGGCGTGCAGCCCCAGACGGAAACCGTGTGGCGTCAGGCCACCAAGTACAGCGTGCCCCGCATGTGCTTCGTCAACAAGATGGACCGTACCGGCGCCAACTTCAACAACGTGCTGGACGATATTCACAACAAGCTGGGCGCGAATGCCGCTGCCATTCTGATCCCCATCGGCGCTGAAGACCAGCTCCGCGGCCAGATTGACGTGGTGAACCAGAAAGCCGTCATTTACGCCGACAACGACCGCCTGGGCTCCACCTACACGATTGAGGATATTCCCGCCGAACTCAAGGAAGAAGCCGAACTGGCCTACCATGAACTCGTGAGCCGTGTGGCTGACGTGGACGATGAGCTTGCTGAAAAGGTGCTCATGGAAGAACCCTTCACGCCCAAAGAGCTCAAGGAAGCTATCCGCCGCGCCACCATCGCCAACAAATTTGTGCCTGTCGCCGGTGGCTCCGCTTTCAAGAACAAAGGCGTCCAGTTCCTGCTTGACGCCGTGGTGGATTACCTCCCCTCTCCGGTAGAAACCGTTCCCGCCCACGCGGAAAGCACGCTGGATCCGGAAAAGACCTTCGAAATCACCGCTACGGACGATGCCAAGCCCATGGTGCTGGCGTTCAAGCTCTGGGCTGACAAATTCGTCGGCAAGCTGGTGTTCATCCGCGTGTACTCCGGTGTTCTCAAGAAAGGTGACACCGTGTACAATCCCCGCACCCGCAAGACGGAACGCGTGGGCCGCATCATTCAGATTCAGGCTGACCAGCATACGGATATTGATGCCGTGTACTCCGGTGACATTGCCGCCATCGTTGGGTTGCGCAACGTGACCACGGGCGACACCATCACCAGCCCGGACAATGATATCTGCCTGGAACCCCCCACCTTCCCGGAAACCGTTATTTCCATGGCGGTAGAGCCCAAGACCAAGGCTGACCAGGAAAAAATGTCCAATGCCTTGGGCCGTCTGTCTGAAGAAGACCCGACTTTCCGGGTGAAGACTGATGAAGAAACCGGTCAGACCCTGATTTCCGGCATGGGTGAACTTCACCTGGAAATCATTATTGACCGCCTGATGCGTGAATTCAAGGTGGAAGCCGATATCGGCAAGCCCCAGATTGCCTACCGCGAAACCATTACTGCCCCTGCCCATGGCGACGGCAAACTGGTCAAGCAGTCCGGTGGCCGCGGCCAGTACGGCCATGTGGTCATCGATGTGAAGCCGAACGAACGCGGCAAGGGGCTTACCATTGAAAACAAGATCGTAGGCGGCGCCATTCCCAAGGAATACATGAACGCCGTTTATGCCGGCCTTAATGAAGCCATGACCACGGGCGTCGTCGCCGGTTATCCGGTGGTGGACGTGCACGTTGAAGTGGTGGACGGTTCCTACCACGAAGTGGACTCCAATGAAAATGCTTTCAAAATGGCTGCCATCTTCGCCATGAAGGATGCTTTCAAAAAAGCCAAGCCGATCATGCTGGAACCCATCATGTCCGTTGAAGCTTCCACGCCGACCGATTACCAGGGCGACATCATGGGCGACCTGAACCGCCGCCGCGGCCAGATCAGCAACATGGAAAACAAGGCCAACGCCTGCATTTTGAAAGCTATGGTCCCCTTGTCCGAAATGTTCGGTTATTCCACCGCCATCCGAACCCTTTCCAGTGGCCGTGCTTCCTATTCCATGGAACCCTCCCACTTTGAACAGGTGCCCCAGAACCTCGTTGACCAGATTGTCAGCGAGAAGGCTAAATAA
- the rpsG gene encoding 30S ribosomal protein S7: MARRKRVYRKIERRDPRYDSALVGKLISKVMLDGKRSLAERIVYAAIDMANEGTDSIDPLEVITRAIENAKPRVEVKSRRVGGATYQVPLEVDPARSESLAMRWIVNYARNRKGVPMHKALANEIKEAANNQGSSVRKRDDVHKMAQANRAFAHFRW; encoded by the coding sequence ATGGCTCGCCGTAAACGCGTTTATAGAAAAATCGAACGTCGTGACCCCCGTTACGACAGCGCTCTTGTTGGCAAACTGATCAGCAAGGTTATGCTGGATGGCAAGCGCTCCCTTGCGGAACGTATTGTTTATGCCGCTATTGACATGGCTAACGAAGGCACGGACAGCATTGATCCTCTGGAAGTAATCACCCGCGCCATTGAAAATGCCAAACCCCGTGTGGAAGTAAAGAGCCGCCGTGTCGGTGGCGCTACTTACCAGGTGCCGCTTGAAGTGGATCCGGCCCGTTCCGAATCCCTGGCTATGCGCTGGATTGTGAACTACGCCCGCAACCGCAAGGGTGTGCCGATGCACAAGGCTCTCGCCAACGAAATCAAGGAAGCCGCCAACAATCAGGGCTCTTCCGTTCGCAAGCGCGACGACGTTCACAAAATGGCTCAGGCCAACCGCGCCTTTGCCCATTTCCGCTGGTAA
- the rpsL gene encoding 30S ribosomal protein S12: MPTINQLVRKGRITPEEKSKSRALHSCPQRRGVCLQVMTRTPKKPNSALRKVAKVRLTNGEEVIAYIGGEGHNLQEHSIVLVRGGRVKDLPGVRYHIVRGALDCLGVDKRRQGRSKYGAKRPKAAAK; this comes from the coding sequence ATGCCGACCATTAATCAGCTCGTCCGCAAGGGACGTATTACTCCGGAAGAGAAGTCCAAATCACGCGCTCTTCATAGCTGCCCGCAACGCCGCGGTGTTTGTCTCCAGGTGATGACCCGTACGCCCAAAAAGCCGAACTCGGCTCTTCGTAAAGTGGCTAAAGTCCGTCTTACCAATGGTGAAGAAGTGATCGCCTACATTGGCGGCGAAGGTCATAACCTTCAGGAACACTCCATCGTGCTTGTTCGTGGCGGTCGTGTGAAAGACTTGCCGGGTGTTCGCTACCATATCGTCCGCGGCGCTCTTGACTGCCTCGGTGTTGACAAGCGTCGCCAGGGCCGCTCCAAGTATGGCGCCAAGCGTCCGAAGGCTGCTGCCAAGTAA
- the gpmI gene encoding 2,3-bisphosphoglycerate-independent phosphoglycerate mutase, which produces MSSKKPVVLVIRDGWGRNPLGPDVAKEYGDATVLADTPFTDYLLANYPHSLLGASGEDVGLPDGQMGNSEVGHLNLGAGRVVFQDLCRVDNAIKDGSMGENAVLKTAFSQAASSRLHLLGLVSDGGVHSHINHLIGIVKYAYEAGVRDICIHAITDGRDCSPTSGVGFIRQLEEAVRPYGAKIATVVGRFYAMDRDKRWDRNKLAWDAIVLGRGEQCSCSPAEYVEQCYAKGETDEFLKPGIFAYGNEQRVRDNDVVFFFNFRADRARQMSDAFLYPEFDGFDREVTPKVHYVTLTEYDAKYPSPIVFEQEQLNNIFGQIVSEAGKTQLRIAETEKYAHVTFFFNGGVETQFPGEDRILVPSPREVATYDLKPQMSAAEVADKFVDAVNKYDVVIMNFANGDMVGHTGFVEAGIAACEAVDSALEKCVKKVLELGGKLLITADHGNAEHMRNEDGSPNTAHTTNLVDLIYVADDKDQVTLSDGILADVAPTLLSLMGLKQPAEMSGHSLVTPGK; this is translated from the coding sequence ATGTCTTCTAAAAAGCCTGTCGTTCTTGTTATTCGCGACGGCTGGGGCCGCAATCCGTTGGGGCCTGATGTCGCGAAAGAGTACGGTGACGCCACTGTTCTGGCTGATACCCCCTTTACTGATTACCTCCTTGCCAACTATCCCCACAGCCTGCTGGGCGCTTCCGGGGAGGACGTGGGCCTTCCGGACGGCCAGATGGGTAATTCCGAAGTAGGACACTTGAACCTGGGTGCGGGCCGCGTTGTCTTTCAGGACCTCTGCCGGGTGGATAATGCCATCAAAGATGGGTCCATGGGGGAAAACGCCGTGCTGAAGACCGCTTTTTCCCAGGCCGCTTCTTCCCGTCTGCACCTGCTTGGCCTGGTGAGTGACGGCGGCGTGCACAGCCATATCAACCATTTGATCGGCATCGTCAAATATGCTTATGAAGCGGGTGTCCGCGATATTTGCATCCATGCCATTACGGATGGACGTGACTGCTCGCCAACCAGTGGGGTCGGCTTTATTCGCCAGCTGGAGGAAGCCGTCAGGCCGTACGGCGCCAAAATTGCCACGGTTGTCGGCCGTTTCTATGCGATGGACCGGGATAAGCGCTGGGACCGCAACAAGCTGGCATGGGATGCCATCGTTCTGGGGCGCGGCGAACAGTGCTCCTGCTCCCCTGCCGAATATGTGGAGCAGTGTTATGCGAAGGGGGAGACGGATGAGTTCCTGAAGCCCGGCATTTTTGCCTATGGCAACGAACAGCGCGTGAGGGATAACGATGTGGTGTTCTTCTTTAATTTCCGTGCGGACCGCGCCCGGCAGATGAGCGACGCTTTCCTTTACCCCGAATTTGACGGATTTGACCGTGAAGTAACGCCCAAAGTGCACTATGTGACGTTGACGGAATACGATGCCAAGTATCCCTCTCCCATTGTTTTTGAACAGGAACAGCTGAACAATATTTTCGGGCAGATTGTGTCGGAAGCCGGGAAAACCCAGCTCCGCATAGCGGAAACGGAAAAGTACGCCCACGTTACTTTCTTCTTTAACGGAGGTGTGGAGACCCAGTTCCCCGGAGAAGACCGCATCCTTGTTCCTTCCCCCCGGGAAGTGGCTACTTATGACCTGAAGCCCCAGATGAGCGCGGCAGAAGTGGCGGATAAATTTGTGGACGCTGTGAACAAGTATGATGTGGTAATCATGAATTTCGCCAATGGGGACATGGTTGGCCATACCGGATTTGTGGAAGCCGGCATCGCCGCCTGCGAAGCAGTGGACAGCGCCTTGGAAAAATGTGTGAAGAAGGTGTTGGAACTTGGCGGCAAGCTGCTTATTACGGCGGATCATGGCAATGCCGAACACATGCGCAATGAGGATGGTTCTCCGAATACAGCCCACACGACCAACCTTGTGGATCTCATTTACGTGGCGGACGACAAGGATCAGGTAACTCTCTCCGATGGCATTCTGGCGGATGTCGCTCCCACGCTGCTGAGCCTGATGGGGCTGAAACAGCCTGCCGAAATGTCCGGACATTCCCTGGTGACGCCTGGGAAATAG
- a CDS encoding acyl-CoA thioesterase, whose translation MPEDFPCMPFVRTRQVAFHDTDASGVAHFSRLLCLVEEVEHEYLRSRGVEVLSPDCGWPRVHVEADYSSSAGLGDWLSIELSLGTVGTSSLEWKFAVFHSERPVMRGRYVVVRVGKGGKPQAIPESERECLISGFSKGGDACK comes from the coding sequence ATGCCTGAAGATTTTCCCTGCATGCCCTTTGTCAGAACGCGCCAGGTAGCTTTTCATGATACGGATGCTTCCGGGGTGGCCCATTTCTCCCGGCTGCTTTGTTTGGTGGAAGAAGTGGAGCACGAGTACCTGCGTTCCCGGGGGGTGGAGGTTCTTTCCCCAGACTGCGGCTGGCCCCGCGTGCATGTGGAGGCGGATTACTCCAGCTCTGCGGGGCTGGGAGATTGGCTGAGCATAGAATTAAGCCTGGGAACGGTGGGAACCAGTTCTCTGGAATGGAAATTTGCTGTATTTCATTCCGAGCGTCCGGTGATGAGGGGAAGATATGTAGTCGTCCGTGTGGGGAAGGGCGGCAAACCTCAGGCAATTCCGGAATCGGAGAGGGAATGCCTGATTTCAGGCTTTTCAAAAGGAGGGGATGCCTGTAAATAA
- a CDS encoding two-component system sensor histidine kinase NtrB → MKKDTIDKLIGRIDHIKEEDLQRFFVKLAEQQGFFQQVFEAIQEGLILLDNKGKILFVNKAALKLFDKERGQITPDDFCIFLGRDCSWDTIQQSQTAVSRDTEIFYPEHRFLNIFISPIGSKNQGHLVLIRDETPRHKKNAENLEAERLNALTLLAAGVAHEIGNPLNSIGLHLQLLARKAKQLPPKYRTDMEELLKTAESETTRLDVILKQFLQAIRPTRPIREPYNIETILMEVLKLLEPEIQQRGIQINTDLQPSLPILSLDPVQIKQVFYNLIKNAYQSIPPEGGTILLKSGYTDDSVFVTVADTGCGISPEVMGSIYEPFLTTKSTGSGLGLLIVRRIVKEHGGSITLASQPGQGTTITVFLPRVERTIRLLPSSIPS, encoded by the coding sequence ATGAAAAAAGACACCATTGACAAGCTGATCGGCCGCATTGACCACATCAAGGAGGAGGATCTCCAGCGCTTTTTTGTCAAGCTGGCGGAACAGCAGGGTTTTTTCCAGCAGGTATTTGAAGCCATTCAGGAAGGCCTGATCCTGCTGGATAACAAGGGAAAAATTCTGTTCGTCAACAAGGCTGCCCTTAAACTCTTTGACAAGGAACGCGGGCAAATAACCCCGGATGACTTCTGTATTTTCCTGGGCAGGGACTGCTCATGGGACACGATCCAGCAGAGCCAGACCGCCGTCTCCCGGGACACGGAAATCTTTTACCCGGAACACAGATTCCTGAACATTTTCATTTCCCCCATCGGCAGCAAAAACCAGGGCCACCTGGTCCTGATACGGGATGAAACGCCCCGGCATAAAAAAAACGCGGAAAACCTTGAGGCAGAACGCCTGAATGCCTTGACGCTGCTGGCCGCAGGAGTGGCTCATGAAATAGGCAACCCCCTCAATTCCATAGGCCTCCATCTCCAGCTCCTTGCCAGGAAGGCAAAGCAGCTGCCTCCAAAGTACCGGACGGACATGGAGGAATTGCTGAAAACAGCGGAGAGCGAAACCACGCGGCTGGACGTTATCCTGAAGCAATTCCTCCAGGCCATCCGCCCCACCAGGCCCATCCGGGAACCCTACAACATTGAAACCATCCTCATGGAAGTGCTGAAACTGCTGGAACCGGAAATCCAGCAGCGCGGCATCCAAATCAACACGGACCTCCAGCCCAGTCTTCCCATCCTCAGCCTGGACCCCGTCCAAATCAAACAGGTCTTTTACAACCTGATCAAGAATGCCTACCAGTCCATCCCTCCGGAGGGAGGCACCATTCTGCTCAAAAGCGGTTATACGGATGACAGCGTATTCGTCACTGTGGCGGATACCGGCTGCGGTATTTCACCGGAGGTCATGGGCAGCATTTATGAACCTTTCCTGACCACCAAGTCCACCGGCTCCGGACTGGGGCTGCTTATCGTTCGCCGCATCGTGAAGGAGCACGGCGGGTCCATCACGCTGGCCAGCCAGCCGGGTCAGGGAACCACCATCACGGTCTTCCTGCCGCGCGTGGAACGCACCATCAGGCTCCTGCCATCCTCCATTCCCTCATGA
- a CDS encoding sigma-54-dependent transcriptional regulator: MKMPVLLIVDDEKPTRDALRMGFQDDYEVYTAANLSQASALLQEESPDLVLTDLRLGGESGMDVLKAAASLPHPPQSIMMTAYGSVDAAVAAMKEGAYDFVTKPLNLDAVELVLKRALHTRNLETANQELTTRIQADSGLQKLLGRSAAMEHVFSIIRQVAPSKTTVLIEGESGTGKELVAQAIHSLSGRPENKFVAVNCAALSPQLLESELFGHEKGSFTGAGQRRIGRFEQADGGTIFLDEIGEIDAGTQVRLLRVLSERTIERVGSNASIPVNVRVIAATNKSLKKLVQEGKFREDLYFRLNVVHIQMPPLRDRREDIPLLATAFLKEFARENNKEFKPLSRDALEAARNYQWPGNVRELRTAMEHGVVMSNSASIGLHHLPPQLQDTSPEAAPQERPEDNAPNTQNGLVPAGVLNLSLLERNAIQQALAQSNGNKTAAAHLLGISRRTLQRKLQDILHS; the protein is encoded by the coding sequence ATGAAGATGCCTGTTCTGCTGATTGTAGATGATGAAAAACCCACGCGCGACGCTCTGCGCATGGGTTTTCAGGATGATTATGAAGTGTACACCGCCGCCAATCTCTCCCAGGCTTCCGCCCTCCTGCAGGAAGAATCTCCGGACCTGGTTCTGACGGATCTGAGACTGGGCGGGGAAAGCGGCATGGACGTGCTGAAAGCCGCTGCCTCCCTGCCCCACCCTCCGCAAAGCATCATGATGACTGCCTACGGCTCCGTGGATGCCGCCGTAGCAGCTATGAAAGAGGGAGCGTACGACTTCGTCACCAAACCTCTGAATCTGGACGCCGTGGAGCTGGTGCTCAAACGGGCGCTCCATACCCGGAACCTGGAAACGGCCAACCAGGAACTCACCACCCGCATCCAGGCGGACTCCGGACTGCAAAAACTCCTGGGCAGATCCGCCGCCATGGAACACGTATTCTCCATTATTCGTCAGGTGGCCCCCAGCAAAACGACTGTGCTGATTGAGGGGGAAAGCGGCACCGGGAAAGAACTCGTAGCCCAGGCCATCCATTCCCTTTCCGGAAGGCCGGAAAATAAATTCGTGGCCGTCAACTGTGCGGCCCTTTCCCCCCAATTATTGGAAAGCGAGTTGTTCGGCCATGAAAAAGGCTCCTTCACCGGAGCCGGACAACGCCGCATCGGCCGCTTTGAGCAGGCGGACGGCGGCACCATCTTTCTGGATGAAATCGGGGAAATAGACGCCGGAACACAAGTCCGGCTGCTGCGGGTGCTGTCTGAACGGACCATTGAACGCGTAGGGTCCAATGCATCCATTCCCGTCAATGTGCGCGTTATCGCGGCCACCAACAAATCATTGAAAAAGCTCGTGCAGGAAGGAAAATTCCGGGAAGACCTCTACTTCCGCCTCAATGTGGTGCATATCCAGATGCCCCCCCTCCGGGACCGCCGTGAAGACATCCCCCTGCTTGCCACCGCCTTTCTGAAGGAATTCGCCAGGGAAAACAACAAGGAATTCAAGCCCCTCTCCCGGGACGCCCTTGAAGCCGCCCGGAATTACCAGTGGCCGGGAAACGTTCGTGAACTCCGCACGGCCATGGAACATGGCGTCGTCATGAGCAATTCCGCCAGCATAGGCCTCCATCATCTTCCCCCGCAACTGCAGGATACTTCTCCGGAAGCCGCTCCACAGGAACGGCCGGAGGACAATGCACCCAACACGCAGAATGGGCTTGTCCCGGCCGGGGTTTTGAATTTATCCTTGCTGGAACGGAATGCCATCCAACAAGCGCTGGCCCAGTCAAACGGCAATAAAACGGCAGCAGCCCACCTGCTGGGCATCAGCCGGCGCACTCTTCAACGCAAACTACAAGACATCCTCCATTCATGA